The genomic interval TGCCGTTAAGGTCGCGGACATAGCGAGCCTCGGGCAATTCGGTCAGTGTCAGGTCCTTGCTTATCAGTTCGGCAAGGCGAGATTTATCGGCGTCCAGCACGCTCCGGCTTTGACGGACAAGCGCTGCCACCTGGCTGGCATTGATAATGGCCTCATTCGTCATTTCGCCCAGTTGATACTGGTAGGTCAGCCACCAGTAGGAAGCCGGCAGCAGCGCCGTCACCAATCCTCCGACCAGGGCGGCCATCCAGGATACGGTGGAAGCGACGCCAGAGGATTTCATAAAGCTTTATCTTTCGGAGAGATGTTGCTTGTGGCTCATGTGATTTGTTCGCGCTTGAGCAGAAAGACGAATCCATCCCCGGCACTGGTTTCGAGCCAGGTGAATGGTAGTTCCGGGAACGCCGCTTCAAGAACATCCCGATTGTAGCCGATTTCGACCACTAATATTCCATCGGGATTCATGTGCTTGGGCGCTTCCCGCAAGATAATCCGGGTGGCGTCCAGGCCGTCTTCCCCGCTGCCGAGAGCCAATTCCGGCTCATGCAGGTACTCCGCAGGCAGCGCCTGCACCGACGGGGCGTTGACGTATGGCGGATTGCTGATGATCACGTCGTAGGTCTGTCCCTCCAATGCGCTAAACAGATCGGACTGCACCAGGTGAATCTGGTCTTCCAGGGCGTAATCCGCGACATTGCGTTTGGCGACCTCGAGTGCATCCGGGGACAGGTCTGCGGCGTCGATTTCCGCGTTGGGGAAGGCATGCGCCATGAGAATCGCCAGGCAACCCGAGCCGGTGCACAGATCCAGCGCGGAGGTGACGAGTTCCGGATCTTCCACCCAGGGCGACAGTTGCTCCCTTAACAGTTCGGCAATGAAGGAGCGCGGCACGATCACCCGCTCGTCCACGTAAAAGCGGAAATCGCCCAGCCAGGCTTCGTGCGTGAGGTAGGCGGAGGGGAGACGCTCGTTGACACGCCGCTCCAGAATATGCAGCACGCCTTCGAGTTCGTCCCTGGTCAGTCTTGCGTCAAGAAAAGGCTCGAGCGTGTCGAGCGGCAGATGCAGGCTGTGCAGAATGAGGTAAGCCGCTTCGTCATAGGCGTTCTGCGTGCCATGGCCGAAAAACAGGTTGGCTTCGTTGAAGCGGCTGACTGCGAAGCGCAACAGGTCGCGCACGGTGGAAAACTGGGTTTTTGCCTGGTCGAACATGGTATTCCTTATGAGTAATCAGTTTTTTAGCTATCAGTTATCAGCAATCAGCTATCAGTGGGCTACTCTAATCGTCAATCTCCGCCACCGCCGCCATCCCCGCCGCAGTCTCCTCCGCCGGAGTCCCCGCAATGGCTGTCCGAATCAAAACTGAAACCGGTGCCCGACGTGTCTCCTCCGCCGGAGTCTTTCCCGCGATATTTTCCCGCCCGGATGAACAGGAACACGATCAGGCCGCCCAGGGCCGCGACGAAGAGGATGAATGAGAGCGACATCAGGGCAGCAGATTCACCAGCGTGAGCCGGTAGATTTCCTTGAGCGGCTCGATGTCGGCAAGTGCCACGCACTCGTTGAGCTTGTGGATGGTGGCGTTGTTGGGGCCCAGTTCGACCACCTGCGGGCAGAGGTCGGCGATGAAGCGCCCGTCCGACGTGCCGCCGGAGGTGGAAAGCTCGGTCTCCAGTCCGGTTACCTGCCTGATGGCTGATGCAATCGCGTCCACCAGATCGCCTTTGGGCGTGAGAAACGGCTTGCCGGAAAGCTCCCACAGCAGATCGTATTCCAGGCAATGCTTGTCCAGAATGGCGTGCACTTTGGCTTTCAGGCCATCCACCGTGCTGGCGGTAGAAAAGCGGAAGTTGAAGAGTATTTCCACCGTGCCAGGAATCACGTTGCTCGCGCCGGTACCGCCGTGAATGTTGGAAATCTGCCAGGTGGTGGGCGGGAAATATTCATTGCCGGTATCCCATTGCGTCGTCGCCAGTTCGGCGATGGCGGGGGCAGCAAGGTGAATGGGGTTTTTTGCCAGATGCGGGTAGGCGATGTGGCCTTGAACGCCCTTGACCGTCAGCTTGCCGGAAAGGGAGCCGCGCCGCCCGTTCTTTAGTGTATCGCCTAGCTTGGTGACGCAGGTGGGTTCCCCGACGATGCAGTAGTCCATCTTTTCGCCGCGTGCCTGCAGTGCTTCGACCACTTTGACTGTGCCGTCGACCGCCACCCCTTCTTCGTCCGAAGTGATGAGCAGGGCGATGGAGCCGCCATGAGCGGGGTGCTCTGCGACGAAGGCCTCGATCGCGGTGATGAAGGCGGCGAGCGAGGTCTTCATGTCCGCCGCGCCGCGCCCGAACAGCATGCCGTCGCGTATGGTGGGCACGAACGGGTCGCTGTGCCAGTTTTCCACCGGGCCGCTCGGCACCACGTCGGTATGGCCGGCAAAACATACCAGCGGCGCAGCGCTGCCGCGCCGGGCCCAGAAGTTGTCCACGTTGCCGAAGCGCATTTTCTCGATCTTGAAGCCGATCTTTTCCAGGCGTTCGATCAGGATTTCCTGGCAACCTGCATCGTCCGGCGTGAGCGAGCGTCGCGCGATGAGGGCCTTGGCCAGATCCAGCGTGTTGTTGTTCATTACTTGATCCCGAATAGCGATTGGTAAACAGCCTCGTCGAATCCGAGGGTGATCTTGCCGTCTTTTTCCAGCACCGGCCGCTTGATCACGCTGGGCTTTTCCAGCATCAGCCGGATCGCGCCGGCATCGTCGCCGACGGCCGCCTTGGCATCGTCGGTAAGCTGGCGCCAGGTGGTGCCCTGGCGGTTGACCAGCTTGTCCCGGCCGACCTCCTTCAGCCAGGATTTCAGCAGTTCCTCGCTGATGCCCTGCTTTTTGAAATCGTGGAAGGGCAGGTCAATGCCATGTTCGGACAGCCAGGTGCGGGCCTTTTTGACAGTGTTGCAGTTAGGTATGCCATAGAGTTTCATGCGCATATTTTATCAGTGGCGTCGATGTCCTGGAATTTTCTCTGAAAAATGGTCGAATTGTGGCTAGTATTTCCGCGTGTTGCTTGTCATCTGCCCACGATGGCGTACGTCTGCAACTGAGTCAAGAGCGGGAGTAAATTACGCTCAGATCCGCAACGAATCAATCATAGAGTTCAAGCATTCCGTGACTTTTTTCGGTAAGACTGGATACCCAATATTCTATAAACAATCAGTCATTCTTATGATATTGCAGTTGCAAAGTCACATGGTACCAGTGCAGACTTTGGAGTAGAGTACATTTATTGTATTGGCATGGTGCCTGACTGGCTTTCATGGAAATATGGGAATATGGAAATCAATGAAATTGAATCCGTTGCCATGGGGTTTTGCCGCTGCCTTGATGTCTTTGGATGCACTGTCGACCGATATGGGTAACGGACTCGATGTCGCCGGTTATATCCGTGTCGGGCCTACCGATACCCAGTCCGGCAGCCAGCCCCGCGGGCACTATTCTCTTGGCATGGATGGCGATATGTGGCGCTTGGGAAACGAAGGTGACCTCGATGCCAATATCCGCATACGCCAGACTTTCAATGTGGGCGACGGTCCCCAGTGGTCCCTGGGTTTTCGCCCTTCATACAACAACCCGGATGGCGGCGTGAGTGACGCCGGTACGTATGTAACCAAGGAAGCCTATATCGAGACCGGCGGCTATGCTTTCATGCCGCAGGCCAAATTCTGGGCAGGTCGGCGGCTGCTGCGCGACGATGTCCATGCCGTCGATACCTTTTTCATCTATCTCGCCGGCGCTCGCCAGGAGAGGGGTGCAGGCGTTTTCGACATGCCGCTGGGGCAGGGCAAGCTGGGGCTGCATGTGTTTCGCAGCGATCAGGTCAAGGAGCCCACCGACAATAACCAGAATTCCACCCGCCTGAGTGCCGACCTTTACGACCTGCCGGTCAATCCGGGGGGCAAACTGCGAATTCTTGCTGCCTTCTACTCGGGCCATTTCAAGGGTGGCAATCAGGGAGCCGCGCTGACCATCAAGCATGACCAGACTGATTTTTTGCTGTCGGGATTGAACAATTCCCTGTGGCTACAGGGCAGCAATGGCTACGGTGCACTGAATACAGGTTTCGCCGCACCTGGCAGCCTCAATGGCGACCTCAATGCAGCCACTGGAACACGGGCACTGCGCCTGATCGATTCCCTGATTTGGCAGCGGGGGCGGTTTGGCGGCCAGGCCATGGCCGAAGTCGAATACGACCGCAAGGAACAAGCCGGTCCATCCTCGCTGGGGACTTCGCTGGGGGCGCGAATTTCCTATGATTTCACCGATTACGTTCGCCTGCTTTCCGATGTGGCATTGACTACCCGGGTAAATTCAGGAGGCGAGACCCAGCGTCTGGACAAGCTGACCATCGGCCTCGGGCTGGGGCCGCGCCCTGGCTATTTGTCGCGCCCCGAGTTGCGGGTGTACTGGACACGACTCAACTGGAATGATGCCGCTGCGGCTGCCCGCAGCACGCTGGCGGGTCGCAATGGCACCACCTTATTTGGTCTGCAGTTGGAAAGCTGGTGGTGAATATGCCCATGAATTTGCATGAACGTTCAAGTCGAGGTGCCTGGCACACAGTCATGATCGCCGTCGTGGTCGGGCTGTTGTGCGGCTTTGCCCCACTGGCCTCGGCTGGTGGAGAAGCGATAAGGTATTTCCCGGTCGGCCCGATTTATGAATATCGCTGGAAGTTGCTTGAACTGGCCTTGTCGCATACGCAGAAGGAAGGCGACGAGCCCTTCCAGCTGGTGCCCTACGCGGAAGATATAACCCAGAATCGCGGCATGTCCCTGCTGCAATCGGGTGAGCTCGACGTCATCGCACTGGGCACCAATGTCGAGCGCGAGTCGCGGATGCTGCCGATCAAGATCGATATCCTGCGTGGCATCATCGGCTTCCGGCTATTGGTCATTCGCGCCGCAGATCAGGCGCGCATTGCGCGCATGGATGAAGCGGCGATACGACAGCAACTGACCTTCGGCCTCAACAGCCAGTGGGCTGACCTGCCCATACTGCAAGGCAACGGTTTCACGGTACTGACTTCGACCAGCTATGAAAACCTCTTCGGCATGCTGGCCTCCGGCCGCTTTGATGCGTTTCCACGGGGTCTGAACGAAGCCCGTCGCGAACTCGATCAACGCAAGCAGATTTACCCGCAACTGGCGGTAGAAAAAACCAAGGCGCTGTATTTCCCCTATCCGGTTTATTTCTGGGTCAGCAAGACGAACACGGCACTGGCGCAACGGATCGAGCGCGGACTGAAGCTGTCGCTAGCCGACGGATCATTTCGCAAGCTCTTCGAAACCTATCACGCGGCGGAGATTGAAATGCTGGCCGGCGAGAAGCGCCTGGTCATTCGCCTGAGCAACCCCATCCTGCCGACGGGAACGGCGGAACCTGACACCCGCTGGTGGTGGCGATAGGATGATTTCCCTCACCCCGGAGGAAAGCTGATGTTTGCCACGCAGACGCTCTCTCGTCGGCTGCTGTACACGATGTTTCCGTGGTATCTGTTGATCGCCCTGATCATGACCGTGGCGGAACTCGCCATCCAGTACGCCAGCGTCAGTCGGAATATCGACAGCGACCTGGCCTCACTGAGCCAGACGGTTGCGCCCAGCGTCACCAATGCCGTGTGGGAGCTGGATACCCCGAAATTGCAGTCGATCGTGCAGGGCGTGCGGAAAAATGCAATTGTCACCGGTCTCCAGATCGAATCCGCCACCGGCGAAGTCCTGCTCAGGAATGGCGAACTTCCCGCGGCGCCTGACGAGGTCGGGGGCGGTTTCCTGAGCCGCTTCAAGCAAAGCGTATTGCCGCTCACCTACCAGTCGCCGCGTGGTGAAAGCTTTCTGATCGGCCAGTTGAAAATGTACTCGAATCGCCACGTGGTTTGGGATCGAACCAAATATAGCGCTCTGGTTGTGATACTCAATTCGATCGTCATCACCACGGCT from Sulfurimicrobium lacus carries:
- the prmB gene encoding 50S ribosomal protein L3 N(5)-glutamine methyltransferase; translated protein: MFDQAKTQFSTVRDLLRFAVSRFNEANLFFGHGTQNAYDEAAYLILHSLHLPLDTLEPFLDARLTRDELEGVLHILERRVNERLPSAYLTHEAWLGDFRFYVDERVIVPRSFIAELLREQLSPWVEDPELVTSALDLCTGSGCLAILMAHAFPNAEIDAADLSPDALEVAKRNVADYALEDQIHLVQSDLFSALEGQTYDVIISNPPYVNAPSVQALPAEYLHEPELALGSGEDGLDATRIILREAPKHMNPDGILVVEIGYNRDVLEAAFPELPFTWLETSAGDGFVFLLKREQIT
- the dapE gene encoding succinyl-diaminopimelate desuccinylase — protein: MNNNTLDLAKALIARRSLTPDDAGCQEILIERLEKIGFKIEKMRFGNVDNFWARRGSAAPLVCFAGHTDVVPSGPVENWHSDPFVPTIRDGMLFGRGAADMKTSLAAFITAIEAFVAEHPAHGGSIALLITSDEEGVAVDGTVKVVEALQARGEKMDYCIVGEPTCVTKLGDTLKNGRRGSLSGKLTVKGVQGHIAYPHLAKNPIHLAAPAIAELATTQWDTGNEYFPPTTWQISNIHGGTGASNVIPGTVEILFNFRFSTASTVDGLKAKVHAILDKHCLEYDLLWELSGKPFLTPKGDLVDAIASAIRQVTGLETELSTSGGTSDGRFIADLCPQVVELGPNNATIHKLNECVALADIEPLKEIYRLTLVNLLP
- a CDS encoding ArsC family reductase, whose translation is MKLYGIPNCNTVKKARTWLSEHGIDLPFHDFKKQGISEELLKSWLKEVGRDKLVNRQGTTWRQLTDDAKAAVGDDAGAIRLMLEKPSVIKRPVLEKDGKITLGFDEAVYQSLFGIK
- a CDS encoding carbohydrate porin, with the translated sequence MKLNPLPWGFAAALMSLDALSTDMGNGLDVAGYIRVGPTDTQSGSQPRGHYSLGMDGDMWRLGNEGDLDANIRIRQTFNVGDGPQWSLGFRPSYNNPDGGVSDAGTYVTKEAYIETGGYAFMPQAKFWAGRRLLRDDVHAVDTFFIYLAGARQERGAGVFDMPLGQGKLGLHVFRSDQVKEPTDNNQNSTRLSADLYDLPVNPGGKLRILAAFYSGHFKGGNQGAALTIKHDQTDFLLSGLNNSLWLQGSNGYGALNTGFAAPGSLNGDLNAATGTRALRLIDSLIWQRGRFGGQAMAEVEYDRKEQAGPSSLGTSLGARISYDFTDYVRLLSDVALTTRVNSGGETQRLDKLTIGLGLGPRPGYLSRPELRVYWTRLNWNDAAAAARSTLAGRNGTTLFGLQLESWW
- a CDS encoding substrate-binding periplasmic protein → MIAVVVGLLCGFAPLASAGGEAIRYFPVGPIYEYRWKLLELALSHTQKEGDEPFQLVPYAEDITQNRGMSLLQSGELDVIALGTNVERESRMLPIKIDILRGIIGFRLLVIRAADQARIARMDEAAIRQQLTFGLNSQWADLPILQGNGFTVLTSTSYENLFGMLASGRFDAFPRGLNEARRELDQRKQIYPQLAVEKTKALYFPYPVYFWVSKTNTALAQRIERGLKLSLADGSFRKLFETYHAAEIEMLAGEKRLVIRLSNPILPTGTAEPDTRWWWR